A region from the uncultured Bacteroides sp. genome encodes:
- the thrA gene encoding bifunctional aspartate kinase/homoserine dehydrogenase I produces MKVMKFGGTSVGSVNSILSVKKIVEAAEEPVIVVVSALGGITDKLIHMSKMAATGDPAYEGEFRDIVYRHIAMIKEVIPAGNKQSLLQRQVGELLNELKDIFQGIYLIKDLSSKTSDTIVSYGERLSSIIVSRLIADAQWFDSRTFIKTERKHAKHVLDNELTNSLIKETFRIIPKISVVPGFISSDKTNGDVTNLGRGGSDYTAAILAAALDADSLEIWTDVDGFMTADPRVISSAYTISELSYVEATELCNFGAKVVYPPTIYPVYHKSIPILIKNTFNPDAAGTVIKQNVSSPESKAIKGMSSINDTSLITVQGLGMVGVIGVNYRIFKVLAKSGISVFLVSQASSENSTSIGVRNSEADLACEVLNEEFAKEVEMGEIGKINAEKGLATVAIVGENMKHTPGIAGKLFGTLGRNGINVIACAQGASETNISFVVDSQSLRKSLNVIHDSFFLSEYQVLNLFICGIGTVGNSLIEQIRCQQQKLMHENGLQLNVVGIANSSYAMFNREGLDLSNYRSKLKEQGIKSSPKIFRDEVIEMNIFNSVFVDCTASPEVASLYKDFLLHNISVVAANKIAASSKYEDYLGLKQVARHRGVKFLFETNVGAGLPIINTINDLINSGDKILKIEAVLSGTLNYVFNKISADIPFSRTIKMAQEEHYSEPDPRVDLSGKDVVRKLVILAREAGYKIEQEDVETHLFVPNEYFEGSLNEFWKRIPSLDAEFETRRQILVDEKKHWRFVAKLDGGKASVGLQEVGSDHPFYGLEGSNNIILLTTERYKEYPMMIQGYGAGAGVTAAGVFADIMSIANV; encoded by the coding sequence ATGAAAGTAATGAAATTCGGCGGAACATCCGTAGGTTCCGTGAACAGCATTTTAAGTGTAAAAAAGATAGTAGAGGCAGCAGAAGAGCCTGTAATTGTTGTTGTTTCGGCATTAGGTGGAATTACTGATAAGCTGATTCACATGTCGAAAATGGCTGCAACCGGAGACCCTGCTTATGAGGGAGAGTTCCGTGATATTGTGTATCGGCATATTGCAATGATTAAAGAAGTTATTCCGGCAGGAAATAAGCAATCGCTATTGCAACGTCAGGTGGGTGAACTGCTCAATGAATTGAAAGATATCTTTCAAGGTATATATCTGATAAAAGACCTCTCTTCGAAAACATCTGATACGATTGTCAGTTACGGAGAGAGGCTTTCTTCTATTATAGTGTCTCGGTTAATAGCAGATGCTCAATGGTTTGATTCGCGTACGTTTATTAAAACGGAGAGAAAGCATGCTAAACATGTGTTAGATAATGAATTAACCAATTCGCTTATAAAGGAAACCTTCCGTATTATTCCGAAAATATCCGTGGTACCGGGTTTCATCTCTTCGGATAAAACGAATGGTGATGTGACTAACCTTGGACGTGGCGGTTCGGATTATACAGCAGCCATTTTAGCAGCTGCTCTTGACGCTGATAGTCTTGAAATCTGGACGGATGTGGATGGATTCATGACGGCAGATCCACGAGTAATCAGTAGTGCTTATACTATCAGCGAATTAAGTTATGTAGAGGCAACAGAACTTTGTAACTTTGGTGCAAAAGTGGTATATCCGCCTACCATTTATCCTGTATATCATAAAAGCATTCCTATCTTGATTAAAAATACATTTAATCCGGATGCTGCAGGTACGGTTATCAAACAAAATGTTTCCAGTCCTGAAAGCAAAGCGATTAAGGGAATGTCGTCTATCAACGACACGAGTCTGATTACTGTTCAAGGGTTGGGAATGGTTGGCGTAATCGGAGTAAATTATCGCATTTTTAAAGTATTAGCCAAAAGTGGTATTAGTGTTTTTCTCGTATCACAGGCATCTTCAGAAAACAGCACTTCTATAGGTGTACGTAATAGTGAGGCCGATTTGGCTTGCGAGGTTCTAAACGAAGAATTTGCCAAAGAGGTGGAAATGGGTGAAATCGGGAAAATAAATGCAGAAAAAGGACTTGCTACTGTAGCTATTGTTGGCGAAAACATGAAGCATACGCCGGGTATTGCCGGTAAATTATTTGGCACTTTGGGGCGCAATGGTATTAATGTGATTGCTTGTGCACAGGGTGCTTCCGAAACCAATATTTCGTTTGTTGTTGATTCCCAATCACTTCGTAAATCGCTTAATGTTATTCATGACTCTTTTTTCCTCTCTGAATATCAGGTGCTGAATTTGTTTATTTGTGGAATAGGTACGGTAGGTAACAGTCTTATTGAGCAGATACGTTGTCAGCAACAGAAATTGATGCATGAAAACGGCCTTCAGCTGAATGTAGTGGGCATTGCCAATAGTTCGTATGCTATGTTTAACCGAGAAGGGCTTGATCTGAGCAACTACCGGAGCAAATTGAAGGAACAAGGAATAAAGAGCTCTCCCAAGATCTTTCGCGATGAGGTTATTGAGATGAACATCTTTAATTCGGTCTTTGTTGATTGTACGGCAAGTCCGGAAGTTGCTTCTTTATATAAAGATTTTCTATTGCATAATATTTCGGTAGTTGCCGCCAACAAGATTGCGGCTTCTTCAAAATATGAAGATTATTTGGGTTTGAAGCAGGTAGCCCGTCATAGAGGAGTGAAATTTTTATTCGAAACAAATGTAGGTGCCGGGCTTCCCATTATAAATACGATTAACGACCTGATTAATAGTGGCGACAAAATTCTGAAAATAGAGGCGGTGCTTTCAGGTACACTAAATTATGTATTCAATAAAATAAGCGCTGATATACCTTTTAGTCGTACCATTAAGATGGCCCAGGAAGAACACTATTCTGAACCGGATCCACGTGTTGATCTGAGTGGAAAGGATGTGGTTCGTAAATTGGTTATTTTAGCACGCGAAGCCGGGTATAAAATAGAGCAGGAGGATGTAGAAACTCACTTGTTTGTTCCGAATGAATACTTTGAAGGTTCATTGAATGAGTTTTGGAAGCGTATTCCCAGCCTTGATGCAGAATTTGAAACTCGTCGTCAAATTTTGGTCGACGAAAAAAAACATTGGCGCTTTGTTGCTAAGTTAGATGGAGGTAAAGCGTCTGTTGGGCTACAGGAGGTGGGGAGTGATCACCCTTTCTACGGCTTGGAGGGAAGCAACAATATTATTTTGCTTACTACAGAACGTTATAAAGAATATCCGATGATGATTCAGGGATATGGAGCCGGTGCGGGTGTGACTGCCGCCGGAGTTTTTGCAGATATTATGAGTATTGCTAATGTATAA
- a CDS encoding TonB-dependent receptor, translating to MKKRAIMLAGVLTLGSMSFAQKVQKDSLRIVNLQEVQVVSTRATATTPMAFTNINKEQISKQNLGVDIPYLLSLTPSAITTSDAGAGIGYTSLRIRGTDGTRINVTANGIPMNDAESHTVYWVNMPDFASSLKDMQIQRGAGTSTNGSGAFGGSINMQTEGISMKPYSEFSGSYGSFNTHKETVKFGTGLINNHWAFDARLSNIGTDGYIDRASVDLNSYFLQGGYFTDNTSVKFITFSGLEKTYHAWNYASKEEMKEFGRRYNSCGEYIDDNGNVAYYKDQTDNYHQTHYQLLLDHTFSPAWNLNAALHYTQGNGYYQEYKTDRSLEEYGLSAYMLNGVEITKSDLVRQKKMNNDFYGMVFSLNYNKNRLSASMGGGLNEYDGDHFGKVIWVKNYVGSLSPEQEYYRSNAKKIDGNIYAKANYDLGSGINIYGDLQYRYINYKINGANDNWDWNTGAMQNLDINDNFNFFNPKAGVNWQLNKNSRLYASFSVAQKEPTRNNYTDGKADQYPKAEKLFDYELGYNYANTWFSAGANFYYMNYKDQLVLTGQLNEIGEAMAANVPDSYRMGAELMAGIKLNKNFRWDANATLSRNRVKNFIETLYENEETNPIEIKHGDTPIAFSPDLIFNNIFTFDYKKLEVSLQSQYVSKQYLSNAKQDDQTLDAYFVSNLNLAYALQLPHVKSASIGITVYNLFNEEYENNGYAGSGYSGSNKERYNYSGYAAQAGTNVMTHLTLRF from the coding sequence ATGAAAAAGAGAGCTATAATGCTGGCCGGAGTTCTGACTCTGGGCTCCATGTCTTTTGCACAAAAAGTACAAAAAGACAGTCTGAGAATTGTTAACCTGCAAGAAGTGCAGGTGGTATCTACTCGTGCCACAGCAACAACGCCGATGGCATTTACGAATATAAACAAAGAACAAATCAGTAAGCAAAACTTAGGTGTGGACATTCCATATCTTCTGAGTCTCACTCCATCGGCCATTACCACATCGGATGCAGGAGCCGGCATAGGCTATACCTCATTACGCATACGCGGCACAGACGGAACGCGAATCAATGTTACAGCCAATGGAATCCCGATGAATGATGCAGAAAGCCATACCGTGTATTGGGTAAACATGCCCGATTTTGCTTCTTCATTAAAAGATATGCAGATACAACGAGGGGCCGGAACATCGACCAACGGCTCCGGAGCTTTCGGCGGAAGCATTAATATGCAGACGGAAGGAATCAGCATGAAACCTTATTCGGAGTTTAGCGGGTCATACGGTTCATTTAACACCCACAAAGAAACAGTGAAATTTGGTACCGGATTGATAAATAATCACTGGGCTTTTGATGCACGTCTATCTAATATAGGTACGGATGGTTACATTGATCGTGCATCGGTAGATCTAAATTCATATTTCCTGCAAGGGGGATATTTCACCGACAATACGTCTGTGAAGTTTATTACTTTTAGTGGCTTAGAGAAAACATATCACGCATGGAACTACGCTTCGAAAGAAGAGATGAAAGAGTTTGGCCGCCGCTACAATTCTTGTGGCGAATATATAGATGATAACGGCAATGTAGCGTATTACAAGGATCAAACGGATAATTACCACCAAACACACTACCAGCTATTATTAGATCACACTTTTTCTCCCGCCTGGAATCTGAATGCAGCTCTGCATTACACACAAGGCAACGGTTATTATCAGGAGTATAAAACCGACCGTTCGCTGGAAGAATACGGTTTATCTGCCTATATGCTCAATGGTGTGGAAATAACCAAGAGCGACTTGGTACGGCAGAAGAAAATGAACAACGATTTCTATGGCATGGTATTCTCTCTGAATTATAACAAGAACCGATTAAGTGCGTCTATGGGCGGCGGATTGAACGAATACGACGGTGACCATTTCGGTAAAGTAATCTGGGTAAAGAACTACGTTGGTTCCCTGAGTCCGGAACAAGAATACTACCGAAGCAACGCTAAAAAGATAGACGGAAATATCTATGCAAAAGCCAATTATGATTTGGGTAGCGGTATCAACATTTACGGAGATTTACAATATCGCTACATTAACTACAAAATAAACGGCGCTAACGACAATTGGGATTGGAACACCGGTGCCATGCAAAACCTGGATATCAATGACAATTTCAATTTCTTCAACCCCAAAGCAGGTGTTAACTGGCAACTAAATAAGAATAGCCGACTGTATGCCTCTTTCTCTGTGGCCCAAAAAGAGCCAACCCGTAACAATTATACCGATGGAAAAGCAGATCAATACCCTAAAGCGGAAAAACTCTTCGACTACGAACTCGGATACAATTATGCAAATACATGGTTTTCTGCCGGAGCAAACTTCTACTATATGAACTATAAAGACCAGCTGGTACTGACAGGCCAATTAAACGAGATAGGCGAAGCCATGGCCGCCAATGTGCCCGATAGTTACAGAATGGGAGCGGAATTAATGGCCGGAATCAAGCTGAACAAGAACTTCCGTTGGGATGCCAACGCCACTTTAAGTCGGAATCGGGTAAAGAATTTCATCGAAACACTCTATGAAAATGAAGAAACAAATCCCATTGAAATAAAGCATGGAGATACCCCCATTGCCTTCTCTCCCGATTTGATTTTCAACAATATTTTCACCTTCGATTACAAGAAACTTGAAGTTAGTTTGCAGTCACAATACGTCAGCAAACAATACCTTAGCAATGCAAAGCAAGATGATCAAACGCTTGATGCTTACTTTGTCAGCAACCTGAATTTAGCATACGCATTACAATTACCGCATGTAAAATCGGCAAGTATTGGCATTACCGTTTATAATCTCTTCAACGAAGAATATGAGAACAACGGATATGCAGGGAGCGGATATTCAGGAAGCAACAAAGAGCGTTATAATTATTCAGGTTATGCCGCTCAGGCCGGAACTAATGTAATGACACATCTTACGTTACGCTTCTGA
- the pnuC gene encoding nicotinamide riboside transporter PnuC, whose protein sequence is MNYLEIIGTLIGLLYLWLEYKASIYLWIVGIIMPAIYLFVYYDAGLYADTGINVYYLLAAIYGWVVWQKGNSNKIDLPIRHTPIQQIIPLAAVFVVAFFAIAWVLINYTDSNVPWLDSFTTALSIIGMWLLARKYVEQWLAWIAVDVVSCGLYVYKGLDFTAVLYGIYSVIAIFGYYKWIRMMKETTRTV, encoded by the coding sequence ATGAACTATCTGGAAATTATAGGAACTCTGATAGGCTTGCTTTATCTCTGGCTGGAGTATAAAGCAAGCATCTATCTATGGATAGTCGGCATTATTATGCCGGCCATCTATCTTTTTGTGTATTACGATGCCGGACTCTATGCCGATACGGGTATCAACGTTTACTACCTTCTTGCTGCCATCTACGGATGGGTAGTGTGGCAAAAAGGGAACAGTAATAAAATAGATTTACCTATCAGGCATACCCCTATCCAACAGATTATTCCGCTAGCAGCTGTGTTTGTAGTTGCCTTCTTTGCCATTGCGTGGGTGCTGATTAATTATACCGATAGTAATGTTCCGTGGCTAGATAGTTTCACTACAGCTCTCAGCATCATCGGCATGTGGCTACTGGCTCGAAAATACGTAGAACAATGGCTGGCCTGGATAGCCGTAGATGTGGTAAGTTGCGGACTCTACGTCTATAAAGGACTCGATTTCACTGCCGTCTTATATGGCATTTACTCTGTTATTGCTATCTTTGGCTATTATAAATGGATACGAATGATGAAAGAAACAACACGAACCGTATGA
- the thrC gene encoding threonine synthase yields MKYYSTNKQAPVASLQEAVVKGLASDKGLFMPESIKTLPKEFFDTIEMLSFQEIAYRVADAFFGEDVPADTLKEIVYDTLSFDVPLVPVEDNIYSLELFHGPTLAFKDVGGRFMARLLGHFIRKEGLKNVNVLVATSGDTGSAVANGFLGVEGIHVYVLYPKGKVSEIQEKQFTTLGQNITSLEIDGTFDDCQALVKSAFMDKELNEHLLLTSANSINVARFLPQAFYYFYAYAQLKKLGKADKMVVSVPSGNFGNITAGLFGKRMGLPITRFMAANNKNDIFYQYLQTGKYNPRPSIVTIANAMDVGDPSNFARVLDLYDHSHTAISAEITGSTYANEQISETLQNVYQEMHYLLDPHGACGYRALKEGLKDGEVGVFLETAHPAKFLETVEGIIHDKVIVPAKLQEFMKGEKKSLEMGKDFAGFKSYLLNL; encoded by the coding sequence ATGAAGTATTATAGCACTAATAAACAAGCTCCTGTAGCTTCTTTGCAGGAGGCGGTAGTTAAAGGACTTGCCTCTGATAAAGGGCTTTTTATGCCTGAATCGATTAAAACTCTGCCAAAAGAATTCTTTGATACCATTGAAATGCTCTCTTTTCAGGAAATAGCCTATCGGGTAGCAGATGCTTTCTTTGGTGAAGATGTGCCGGCAGATACGTTGAAAGAAATTGTGTATGATACACTCAGTTTTGATGTACCGCTGGTTCCTGTGGAGGATAATATCTATTCTTTAGAATTGTTTCATGGCCCTACGTTGGCATTCAAAGATGTTGGCGGTCGCTTTATGGCACGTCTGCTCGGCCATTTCATTCGCAAAGAGGGGCTGAAGAATGTCAATGTGTTGGTTGCCACTTCGGGAGATACGGGAAGCGCTGTTGCCAATGGTTTTCTCGGCGTGGAAGGGATTCATGTATATGTACTTTATCCGAAAGGAAAGGTTAGCGAAATACAAGAGAAGCAGTTCACTACTCTGGGACAGAATATCACTTCATTAGAGATTGACGGAACCTTTGATGACTGTCAGGCATTGGTGAAATCGGCGTTTATGGATAAAGAATTGAATGAGCATTTACTGCTAACTTCTGCTAACTCCATCAATGTAGCTCGTTTCTTGCCGCAAGCTTTTTACTATTTCTATGCTTATGCACAACTTAAAAAATTAGGTAAGGCTGATAAGATGGTTGTCTCTGTACCCAGTGGAAACTTTGGGAACATTACAGCCGGTTTGTTTGGAAAACGAATGGGATTACCCATTACTCGTTTCATGGCTGCCAATAATAAAAATGATATATTTTATCAATACCTGCAAACAGGAAAATATAATCCCCGTCCGTCTATTGTTACCATTGCTAATGCCATGGATGTGGGTGATCCAAGTAACTTTGCCCGTGTGCTCGATTTGTATGATCACTCTCATACGGCTATTTCAGCAGAGATAACAGGTAGTACCTACGCTAACGAACAAATAAGCGAAACATTGCAGAACGTTTATCAAGAAATGCATTATCTGCTCGATCCGCATGGCGCTTGTGGCTATCGTGCGCTGAAAGAAGGATTGAAAGACGGTGAAGTAGGTGTGTTCCTCGAAACAGCTCATCCTGCTAAGTTTCTCGAAACAGTAGAGGGTATTATTCATGATAAAGTGATTGTTCCCGCTAAGTTGCAAGAATTTATGAAAGGTGAAAAGAAGAGTTTGGAGATGGGCAAAGATTTTGCCGGCTTCAAATCTTATTTGCTAAACCTTTAA
- a CDS encoding glycoside hydrolase family 97 catalytic domain-containing protein has translation MNAKIYIFSTILSLLTTVSSFGQFKKTIRVKAPDKQTCIELGADKQGQLQYRVFYSGQKVVTWSKLGLQIDGITVGGNTVVEGKEENFYDEKFAWRLGENDTITNRYNRLKLRCVSSSLLYNLIVRVYNGSVAFRYEIPSQSGLKDNSISVKKENTEFNFTTPYEIYQYNQESVFTPVALNLLTQTCDFPATLTNGKLFISIGEADNTDYTKAELKRGIKSNSLVVTFARNSVVKADRVFETPWRTISVAKTAIGLHDYSELYLKLTPAPQNGVPTWIKPGKLIRAQLNTQSGIDCIDFAVKHNFQYIMFDAGWYGSEFRSTSDPTRVIPQIDMSKVIQYGKERGIGVVLYVNYVGLRAKLDTILPLYKKWGVSGMKFGFVDGLTQEGLMWLASAIKKVNDYGFILDIHDNYKPTGLSRTYPALLTQEGIRGDENSPDAFHTTVLPFTRFLAGPADFTFCYPNGKNSYSKNLKVTKGQQLALTVIFFSPLQSIFWYGMPNDYTNEEEIEFFKYVPTVWDESHYLAGGIGENISVARRSGDTWFVGNVTGLKDWESSIRLNFLTKGEIYTATVYEDDGAGGICKRVEKVKEGDEFSFNIKAKGGQAMILRPITKTIQE, from the coding sequence ATGAATGCTAAGATTTACATCTTCTCGACGATTTTGTCTCTGTTGACAACAGTCAGTAGTTTTGGACAATTTAAGAAAACAATTCGTGTTAAAGCTCCCGATAAGCAGACATGCATAGAGTTGGGGGCTGATAAGCAAGGACAATTGCAATATAGAGTGTTTTATTCGGGGCAGAAAGTCGTTACTTGGTCAAAGTTAGGACTTCAGATCGATGGAATAACTGTAGGAGGAAATACGGTTGTGGAAGGTAAGGAAGAAAATTTTTATGATGAAAAATTTGCGTGGCGGTTGGGAGAGAATGATACAATTACAAATAGGTATAATAGATTAAAATTGCGCTGTGTTTCTTCTTCATTGCTTTATAATTTGATTGTGAGAGTATATAATGGTTCTGTAGCATTTCGCTACGAAATCCCCTCGCAATCGGGTCTGAAAGATAATAGTATTAGTGTTAAAAAAGAAAACACAGAGTTTAATTTTACTACCCCGTATGAGATTTATCAATATAATCAGGAATCGGTATTTACCCCTGTTGCATTGAATTTATTAACTCAAACTTGTGACTTTCCGGCTACCTTGACCAATGGGAAATTATTTATTAGCATTGGCGAAGCAGATAATACAGATTACACGAAAGCCGAGCTGAAAAGAGGAATTAAATCTAATAGTCTCGTTGTGACTTTTGCCAGAAATTCAGTGGTGAAAGCAGACCGCGTCTTCGAAACGCCATGGAGAACAATAAGTGTAGCGAAAACCGCAATTGGATTACACGATTATAGTGAGCTTTATTTAAAACTTACTCCGGCCCCACAAAATGGAGTTCCGACCTGGATAAAGCCGGGCAAGTTAATAAGAGCTCAGCTAAATACTCAAAGTGGAATAGATTGCATCGATTTTGCGGTGAAGCATAATTTCCAATACATAATGTTTGATGCAGGTTGGTATGGATCGGAATTTCGCTCAACTTCTGATCCTACCCGAGTGATTCCTCAAATTGATATGTCCAAGGTCATTCAATACGGAAAGGAAAGGGGAATCGGAGTTGTTTTATACGTTAATTATGTGGGGCTTAGAGCAAAATTGGATACTATCCTTCCTTTGTATAAAAAATGGGGCGTTAGTGGCATGAAATTCGGCTTTGTAGATGGTCTGACCCAGGAGGGTCTTATGTGGCTGGCTTCAGCTATTAAGAAAGTTAACGATTACGGATTCATTCTTGATATTCATGATAATTATAAGCCTACCGGTTTAAGCAGGACTTATCCTGCGTTACTTACCCAGGAGGGTATCCGTGGAGATGAGAACAGCCCTGATGCTTTTCATACAACAGTTTTGCCTTTTACTCGTTTCTTGGCGGGACCGGCAGACTTTACTTTTTGCTATCCGAATGGAAAAAACAGCTATAGTAAAAACTTGAAAGTTACTAAGGGGCAACAGTTGGCTTTAACTGTAATCTTTTTCAGTCCGCTACAATCTATCTTTTGGTATGGCATGCCCAATGATTATACGAATGAAGAAGAAATCGAGTTTTTCAAGTATGTGCCTACGGTTTGGGATGAATCCCATTATTTGGCCGGTGGTATAGGTGAAAATATTAGCGTTGCACGCCGCAGTGGAGATACATGGTTTGTTGGTAATGTAACAGGCTTGAAAGACTGGGAAAGTAGCATCAGATTAAATTTCTTAACCAAAGGAGAAATTTACACGGCGACCGTTTATGAAGACGATGGTGCAGGAGGTATCTGCAAAAGAGTTGAAAAGGTGAAAGAAGGAGATGAATTTTCTTTTAATATTAAAGCAAAAGGAGGCCAAGCTATGATTCTCCGGCCGATAACTAAAACAATCCAAGAATAA
- a CDS encoding thiamine diphosphokinase, translating into MKNYPLLTKDSPTETLILANGEYPTHPTPVALLNQAAYVVCCDGAADAYILRGQIPDIIIGDGDSISAKNKKRFQHILHTSPDQETNDQTKAVNYCLENERKELVIVGATGKREDHTLGNISLLMDYMAAGANVQMATDYGVFTPACGDATFHCYPGEQVSIINFGASGLKGDGLVYPLSDFTNWWQGTLNEAVGNTLTIHAKGKYLIFRTY; encoded by the coding sequence ATGAAAAACTACCCGTTGCTAACAAAAGACAGTCCCACCGAAACGCTGATTCTGGCCAATGGAGAATATCCCACCCATCCCACACCTGTCGCTTTGTTGAATCAGGCAGCTTATGTGGTGTGCTGTGACGGTGCAGCCGATGCCTATATTCTTCGGGGACAGATTCCCGACATTATCATAGGAGACGGCGATTCCATCTCTGCCAAAAACAAGAAACGTTTCCAACACATTCTGCATACAAGCCCCGATCAGGAGACAAATGATCAAACCAAAGCAGTGAATTATTGCCTCGAAAACGAGCGTAAAGAATTAGTGATCGTTGGTGCCACAGGCAAACGAGAAGATCATACCTTAGGCAATATTAGTTTATTAATGGATTACATGGCTGCCGGAGCAAACGTACAGATGGCAACCGATTATGGCGTATTCACCCCTGCGTGTGGCGATGCCACATTTCACTGTTATCCGGGCGAACAAGTTTCCATCATTAACTTCGGCGCATCGGGTTTAAAAGGTGACGGATTGGTTTATCCACTCAGCGACTTCACCAATTGGTGGCAAGGAACGCTCAACGAAGCCGTAGGCAATACACTTACCATACATGCAAAAGGGAAGTACTTGATTTTCAGAACGTATTAA
- a CDS encoding cofactor-independent phosphoglycerate mutase — MKHIIILGDGMADWPVKSLGDKTLLQYAKTPYMDMLARMGRNGRLQTVAEGFHPGSEVANLSVLGYNLPKVYEGRGALEAASIGIDLKPGEMAMRCNLICVEGEILKNHSSGHISTEEADVLIKYLQENLGNEKVHFHTGVSYRHLLVIKGGNKQLDCTPPHDVPLHPFRPLLIKPLVPEAQETADLINELILKSQELLKNHPLNLKRISEGKDPANSIWPWSPGYRPQMETLSDTFPQIKSGSVISAVDLIRGIGYYAGLKRILVEGATGLYDTNYENKVAAALTALKTDDFVYLHIEASDEAGHEGNVALKLQTIENLDSRAVGPIYEAVKEWKEPVAIAVLPDHPTPCELRTHTSDPIPFLIWYPGITPDSVQTYDEVAACEGDYGLLKEDEFMKEFMNSNKSYDEVL; from the coding sequence ATGAAACATATAATTATATTAGGCGACGGAATGGCCGACTGGCCTGTGAAGTCATTAGGAGATAAGACGCTCCTGCAATATGCAAAGACGCCTTATATGGATATGCTTGCCCGGATGGGACGCAACGGTAGGCTACAGACGGTAGCCGAAGGCTTTCATCCGGGCAGCGAAGTAGCTAATTTATCCGTACTGGGTTACAATTTACCGAAAGTGTACGAAGGTCGGGGAGCTTTGGAAGCGGCAAGTATCGGTATTGATCTGAAGCCGGGAGAGATGGCAATGCGCTGTAACCTGATTTGTGTAGAGGGGGAAATTTTGAAGAATCACTCATCCGGACATATTTCTACCGAAGAAGCTGATGTGTTGATTAAGTATTTGCAAGAGAACTTGGGAAATGAAAAAGTTCACTTTCATACAGGCGTATCTTACCGTCACTTGTTAGTTATCAAAGGAGGTAACAAACAACTTGATTGTACTCCTCCTCATGATGTTCCTCTTCATCCGTTCCGCCCTTTACTGATAAAGCCTTTAGTACCGGAAGCTCAGGAAACGGCTGATCTGATTAATGAACTAATCTTGAAATCTCAAGAGTTACTGAAGAATCATCCGTTAAACTTAAAACGTATTTCAGAAGGTAAAGATCCGGCTAATAGCATTTGGCCATGGTCGCCGGGCTATCGTCCACAAATGGAAACACTCTCCGATACTTTCCCACAAATAAAGTCGGGTTCTGTTATCTCTGCCGTTGATTTAATTCGGGGCATCGGTTATTATGCCGGACTAAAACGAATATTAGTGGAAGGTGCTACCGGACTTTATGATACAAATTATGAGAATAAAGTGGCGGCAGCTTTAACAGCATTGAAAACGGACGACTTCGTTTATCTGCACATTGAAGCCAGTGATGAGGCCGGACACGAAGGTAATGTAGCTTTGAAGCTCCAAACCATTGAGAATCTGGATAGCCGTGCCGTTGGCCCTATCTATGAGGCAGTAAAAGAATGGAAAGAACCGGTGGCTATTGCTGTGCTTCCCGATCATCCAACTCCCTGCGAACTAAGAACTCATACTTCAGATCCGATCCCATTCCTTATCTGGTATCCGGGAATTACTCCCGATTCTGTGCAAACGTATGATGAAGTAGCGGCTTGTGAGGGAGACTATGGATTATTGAAGGAAGATGAGTTTATGAAAGAGTTTATGAATTCCAATAAATCGTATGATGAAGTATTATAG